The following DNA comes from Rhinolophus sinicus isolate RSC01 linkage group LG06, ASM3656204v1, whole genome shotgun sequence.
caaatttgacttgtattcatcttttgttattggtatatattgagtattacaattttaatagttttttctttcttaaaatgtgtatacatttctttgactctctctctctctctctctctctctctctctctctgtctttctgtgtgtgtgtctgtgtataatttttttggaaaaaagaagacattggCTAGTAGACACTGAAGCAGCTTTTCCCAAACTTTCACTAcagaacataaaatgaaaaggaaaaaaaactgttataacattgaaaacaaagtcatttgttttagaatgtatttttctACTGCTTATAGGGACAGCAAAGGTGTATTACAAAAAAAGATTTGGAGGTCTAtctatatttgttttatgaaacCTCAAGAACTTCTGGTCATCTAAAAGAACTACAAAGATATTTTGCTCCTCACATGTCTGTTCAGGGACATTTATTGTTGTGTGAACTAGGAAACATCGAAGCTGTATGAGTATCTCTACTGGATGGGTGTTGattttgaaagagagaagagaaattgcGACCCTAGTTTCATACCCATTCACGATATCTCCCCAAGAGTGCTTAACAAAAGAGATACTCAGATATGCTAGAATCAGTACATTTCTCCTGAAACACCTTGGAAAAAATTACATGAAGACATACCAATTGCCAACTGActcaaaatgaataatttcagAATGCATAAGTCAGGCTATGAAAAGATTAACAGAGCTGCCTTTCCTCAGTTTGTTTGACAGTCAGTTTTCTAATTGAAAGATAGCTTGTCCGGTGGAGTTGGTAGTCTGAGGTTATGCGTGGCCCATGCTGTTTCTTGAACCTTCAGCTTCCACTTTAATCCTCATATAAGAAAAAGTGTTTCTCAAGCAAAATTTTTTACCATACAATCAAATGGAATATACTGCCAGTTGAAGTATCACTAACAGTTTTAACTATTGTTATTCTGTTTGCACAATTGGAATACTTATGCcaagaatattataaaatgctttctttccttccataaaACCAGAGTTGCCTAGAGCCACATAAATGCTATAGCTATTGCCAAGGAATATGAATGATAGATTTCAACATTTTTACCACTCATGTTGAGTGATGTGAGTCATtaagcttttataaataaagactgAGCCATCCATGTGCAAATACTATCTGTTCCTAATTCCCTTCTCTATTCCAGTTCACCTTCCAAGTaaaatgccatgtttccctgaaaataagacctagctggacagtcagctctcatgcgtcttttggaacaaaaattaatataagacccatcttattttactacaagactgggtttttgatataatataatataatgtaatgtaatataatataatactgggtgttatattaattttgctccaaaagatgcattagagctgattgtctggctaggtcttattttcggggaagcacgttGTTTGAAAGTTTCTGGGGCAAGTAGGCATTAAATTAGCATATATGGTCTAATTTAGAACCGTGAGATTCTGAATTATGGAAAAATATAGgcacaattttataaatttcccaTGATCATCATGatgtaaaaaagaatatataggtatttaaaaattagaagaaagtACAATGTAGTGTTAATAATGTTTTTCTCCTTATGGCATGACTATAAATgatttattatcttatttctacctttttttattttccacattttctataataaaaatataaaacttcactgaaacataaaaaaatactttaattaaatGGTTTGTAGAAACATGGCTTTTCATCACCAACAGAATAAACTAAACAACTTAGCTGCAGACTgttaaccaaaaaataaaaagccaaagtgagaggcaacaggCATTTATTTGGGGTCAAAAAGAACTGCAACCTGGGGACATAGATTCTGGCAGAAACCCAAATTATGCCTCAATTATGAGTTAAAGGCAAAGGAGTtggatgagaaaatgaaatcattacatgaatagaagaaaagaatttcTATTGGTACTAACAAGCTAGGTTACTCTTTAATTATACATGGCTGGTTAGTGATTCTAAAAAGTTTTCCTGTTAGCTTCACAGAGTTGTTTGTAAGACAATGTTGGTTTGGCCGAGTTCAAAGGTCATTTTGCCCAGTTCTAATATTTCAAAACTTCAAGGAGTAAAATGTGCAAGTCTCTTCCTCTGGAAAGGCTGTTCtagctctattttaaaatggctccacttaTGTCAACTTTTCACAAGACCAACGGCCTTCCACAAATAGGCCGCAACCTGTCTTCTcacaacattatttttcatttttcattactagttttcacataatttttacttcagttaaaaaaattaactctgcCATTTTCCATGTAGACTCTAAACTATTCATGACTGCATAGTTGTTTATTCTGTTCCTGGATTTCCCTCCTTGTCCAAATCATTTCAGGTTCCACTCTTTGTGAATTTTTCTATGGGCTTTTTCTAaggtaaacacatttttttctgcataatGCCTAtacaacttctttctttattccttataGAATTAAGGGGTCATCTCCTCTATCAGATTatatccttccttctttcatttccttatttcatccttccttctttttctagttttaaataactaattggttattatttctaaatttctcttttaaatagtATCTCCAAATTTACACTCTTAGTTCGGGTATTCTGAAGAATTTGACCCAGACACTTGATAAATGAATGTTCAACTGAAAGAATGATTATATCAATTGGAGATAACAAGGATCATGTATTATCTTGTCTGATTCGTCATGGAGAAGCATGATACATAGGGAGACAAATGTGAAAAGACATCAGATAGAATGTTACTTAGACTTACTATCAGCTTTTGTATCCAAGTTTGGATTACATTGAATTTAAGTTTACTTCTAAGTCTCTGATTCCTGGAAGTCAGATTTATAAAGCTGGTCTTTATCTGACCCTTCTATGTATTTATCCATATAACAAATGACTGTtctgtgggggggaggggaattttttttttttctgatgttcaCAGCCCCCCTCTCTATTTACTGTATTTActctgtctcttccttctttcttcctttcttttcctatccctctcccccaccttctttcattttcttccttccttcccctccgtttccctccttctttcattcagttgCTCTTTAATTTACCTATTCCTTCTCTTTAATGCATTGTCTTTTAAAGTGAAATCTACAAAATACAACTTGACTATCGCATGCATTGTCAGAAAACTCCCTGATTCTAGAATCTTAGTTTGGCTATTCCACAGACATAGGATGAGGATTTTGAATACGTAAGTCTTTGATTTATTCTCTTATTAGAAAGACTTAAGATGACAGCTTAAactttttctgagaaaatgaaacgtctttaaaattcagttattAGGAGAGTTGGTCAATATCACATGTAAGATCTGGGAATTTAGAAACATATGCATGATTTGTGAAttttttgacttttcattttgacttttgcTGTGATCCTTTCATTCataattaatgtattaattaattatCTAAGCAATGTTGTGGTATCTTTTATATGGAAGCCATTGTGTTAAGTATtaggaatacagaaataaatgagaagcaGTTCCTATCCTCAAGAACTTACGGTAATATAGGGGAGGGGTATAAGTACACCAATATACTACAGTTCAGTCAGAATCATCAGCAACTGAGGCAGGTACAAGATACCATTAGGAAGTAAATAATGAACTATTCCTGGGGCTTGAGGAAGAACTCTCAAAGAAGTCTCTgaagctgctttaaaaaatgacaaagttCTGCCTTTGGCAGACTTTTGTATTTATGTCAGGGATAATGTGGCACATTTTGCCAATTACATTTGAACAGTtgggaaaataaacataatactTGTAAGGCTTCCCACtaaactttaaatatgttttataaattatgataCTGGAGAAATATTACAAAACCTTAATCTAGAGGAAATTGGCTATTGTGGCTGCCACAGCTCTCCTACTTTTAATCTCTcacttccttttctgtctgactccatCATTCTTTCCTGGAATGCGGTTCTACTACAGGGAAAGACCCTTAGCTATCCTGACATCAGTGTGAACAAATATTTCCCCTTTATTTCCATCAAGACAAGACACAGACTTCCCCCCACTCACCAAAGGAATGTAGAACAcgagttttgaaatgttttcagacaGAATCTAATCTAAAAAGGGATGTTTAAATTTGATGTATAACCCCTGCCAAGTGGTCCTCAGGCATCTGGATATCTCCTGTTACAGGGATCCTATGACTGAGGAATCCTATTCCATTTTTTATACATATTCGATGAAATCTCTCCtgtgtttattaagaaacatgcaaagataaagcaaaaaaaaaaaaaaaaaaggaaagaaaagaaaatacaaaaatgatgcAAGTGGGAGGAAGCAAAACCTACACTTATTAAATGTTCATTAAGTGCACAATTTTTCTTCCGCCTCCTCCCGCCAACCACTCCAGTTTAAGccgttgtttttcagtctagttgtgtaggacacagctccttggcccatgctggtattatgagccttgtgctcccccctccccccaggcagTCGGTTGCCCGTGGCCGCTCAAAGCAGgtagcagctcacggcagctctcactgcATGCGGGCTGCTCAGGCTGGCCTCAGGCCATTCATGGCAGTACATGGTAGCctacagcagcacacagcagcccacggcagcacacagcagctcacactggctgctggccagtCACATTAGTCACCGACCGCTCATGATgacacacagtagcccacagcagccatCAGCAGCATACAGCAGCCcttggcagctcacgccaacctctggctgctcatggcagcccagcttcagggagagctgttgttcacaatcttaactgtagagggtgcagctcaatgTGCCATATGGCAATCCAACAGGCAGCGTTAGGAGTaagggcgctccaaccacctgagccaccagaccaACACAAGTGCGCATTTTTATTCACTATTTTACTTAATACTCATTCCCAGGATGTTCTGCTTTTTagtaaacaaataagcaaacatacaaacaaagaaaaaaagagtggcAATGAACAAAACTGTTGTGTACTTACTGAACATTTAATAAGTGTAAGCTTTAATCCCTTTGCTTTGCATTCCTTTTGCATTtgctttgtgtgtttgtttgtttgtttgttttattttttgtaaggGTTAGGATTAGTGGGAGAGATGGATGGGTGTCAGATGGCAAGAAGGCTGTAAAAAGTTTAACAAAGATTCTTCTTTTGAGACTATTTAGTGCTTCCTACAAGCATTCAGTATACACAGTtgttactataagacctggtcttcttttcgggaaaacacagtatgagCAGTACTCtactgacaaagaaaaagaaagaaaaagaaggaaagggaagggacataaaggggggaagaaggaaaaaggagaggacaggaatggagagaaaaaaagataagcaGTATGGGGAGAGAATTTAggatggctttttattttttaacttcaaagtATCTACTAATTTGAAtttagggagaaggaaaataaattgaaagagaattttttaaaagtgtagaaGATAGAAACAGAGGAGAATTTTAGTCCAGTGAACAATGTAATTCCTTTCAAATCTACTAGTATTTATGGGTCAGCTATTACAGGTCTGTTGCCCATTAATAAACTAGGTACAGAATTAAGACCAACCAAAAAAGAATGGGTAcacttctgttttgttcacaatCTTTGTTCTATCCTGCCTTTGAATTTTTCCTCCTCAAGGACTAACAAAATCTAGCCAGAAAGCAATAATAGGTATTTCAAATCAaatacacgcgcacacacacacacacacacacacacacacacacacacacaaatgaactctcctttccaattttattgtACATGTTATTTCTTCCACTTTCACAGACTCTAATAGTCTAATAGTATagactatatctatatatgtacagCTTTTCATTTACTTACATCTTACAACATTTCGTTTTAAATATGTTCTTcttaaaactgcatttaaaaGTTCTGCACAATTCTGGCTTTTTACCAAGTCAGCCTACTTCTCTCAAATACACAAACATAAGTTGTCTAGTAAATTCCAGTTACTTTTTtccagagtgaaaaaaaaaaaaagccctgttTTTCTCTACCAAGACAGGAAGCATTTCCTGGAGAGATTAATCATTATTTTGACTTGCAAAATTGGAAAGGTTGAGAGAAATTAGTAAAGTAGCTTGTATCATCCTATTTTGGATTTGGAATTTTTGGAAGTGGTCCAACTGCTATGCAGATGACAGCAATCATGAGTCAAGCTGTGCGTGATCTAAAGGAATGTTGTCACCCTATAAAAGTTGGGCTCTAGGCAGTGGACCTAGGAGAAGACAGGCAAAAAGCAAAGCACTAAGACCACACAGAGCTGAGTCAAGCGAGTGGAAATGAAGAATCTTCCAATGCTGCTGTTGCTGTGTGTGGCAGTTTGCTCAGCCTATCCACTGAACGGAGCTGCAAGGGACGAGGATGACAGCATGGACCTTGTTCAGGTAATTAAGGGCGATATGCTCCACACTCACTCACAGGGCCAAAGGGGAAAACTCTCTGTTTTCCATTAATAATCCTCATTCAGAGTGGTTTGAATTACTGTGCAGGAGTATTTCAAGGACAGAGAGTTATGAAATGTTTGATGTGAAAAGGGTCTTGGTATCATTATTCCGGCTTCTCCTTTCGGGGACGAAGAAACAAAGGTGAGCTGGATTAGGTATTTCCCTAAGATCACAGACACCACGGTAGCAGCAGCACTGGGCTTGAGACACATGAACAAGGGGAGAGTGTGCAAAATGTGTCTTGCTTTGGAacttttttagatattttaatgtaaaagtaGCTAGATTTTTACATTGCTGGTGTCATGTTTAGACACAGAGATTTGTCCACTTTTTTTCCTAAGCCGAGTTCTTGTGAGACAAATGAAGTGGAAAATTGAGGAAACTAAATAAATGTACCTGAAATATACAATTAATCCCAAAGaagtcttttgttttctcctttaagtgcactaaatatttatctaaattttccgtttcattttcattgctttggTAGTAAACTAAATTGTAGAGATTATTTACTTACAAAGATAAAGCAAAGGTGAAAAGGAGTCtaattgaagaattaaaaataatatgacacTTATTTTGATTTCAGCAAACTGgaggaaatttgaaaaagattaaGTAATTGCACAAGTGTACTACAAAAGGCTAAAAATCATAAGAATGACCTAAAATCTATACTTATTATCCCATTAGCACTACCTAGAAAACTACTACAACCTCTCAAAAGATGTGAAACTCTTTGCTAGAAGACAGGACAGTAGTCCTGTTGtcaaaaaaatccaagaaatgcAGAAGTTCCTGGGGTTGAAGGTCACCGGGAAGCTGAACTCCGACACTCTGGAGGTGATGCGCAAGCCCAGGTGCGGAGTTCCTGATGTCGGTCACTTCAGTACCTTTCCTGGCACGCCAAGGTGGAGGAAAACTCACCTTACCTACAGGTAACGGGTCCCAAGAGGTTTTCACAGAACACTGAGATTTTATAAGTTACTAtctcagaagaaaatatcatCTTCCTCAAATGTTCTCTCTCATACAGGATTGTGGATTACACGCTGGATTTGCCAAGAGATGCTGTTGATTCTGCCATTGAGAAAGCTGTGAAAGTCTGGGAGAAGGTGACTCCACTTACATTCTCCAGGATTTATAAAGGAGAGGCTGACATAATGATCACTTTTGCAGTTAgaggtaaaaagaaacaacaaacaaacaaacaagacacaTGAAATGCATCCATTTGGCTGGTGGTGTTTTATTGGAAAGGATTCCAAAGAGATTCCTCATCATTAAGAACAATTacctttccaattaaaaaaaaaaaaaaaaaaagcgaaacaccaaaaacaaaaacaaaacacgtTTTCTGTCTTAGATCACGgagacttttttccttttgatggaCCTGGAATGGTTTTGGCTCATGCCTACCCACCCGGGCCGGGGATTTATGGAGATGCTCACTTTGATGATGATGAACAATGGACAAAGGATACATCAGGTTAGttatacatttctcagaatgattctgatgcttttaatatttggaaaagtcTTAATAATTAAGAATATTGAAGAAATGGATTGTTTTGGATTGCCCGATGGGTCACAGACCAGCAGAATGTAAGtatttttgtcttaattattatggaaaaacattttcagatgtcTAAAAAgtttattctctctctgtcttggtAAGCACAATATAGGAAGCATCATTCAGTATTTCTTTGATGACTGTGGATCTTTTGCAACCTTAGAATcatcattaaaaacaatttctcaTATCAAATTGTAGCTATCCAAGGGTTAAATCTACACAAACATGTGTCCTGGATATTGCTTATATCCAACTGGGGAAATttaccccaatgacttctttactcttcaaaacagaaatgagaattAAATTCCAGAAACTGAGGTTCCAGTTTAGGTTTATCTGGTTAAATTAACAATTTACTCTctctagcttaaaaaaaaaaaaaaaaaaaattatgaacttgTTCTGAAGGGAACGGCTAACCCCAAAATAAAATGTCCAAACCTTTCAGGTAGAAGAATGTTTCTCATTTCATAACTGTATAGTTTGAGAATGGCTTTCAAAGTTTTCAAACAATTGGCTAAAACAAATCCTTCTACTTCTGAAATTTAATTAGGATTTATAATCAAAATGCAAACAGAATCCGTGTAGAGAGAACAAATGTGACGTTAGTGTTGGGTAAAATTATTTGTTGTGATTGAATTAACAACTTCTGGCTCCAAAGGGACAGTCCCACAAAGTCTCAAACAACAACTTTAAAAGTAAAGTCAACTTACTtggtatgtcaattgtaattacCCAATGCCTTCCAATTTcagtattctgtattttttttttttggtttgtttttatttaaaaaatgtaatatgaagaaaataatctgaatagaGCTAGTGTTTGTGTGGCCAAAATCTCTTTTGTGGTCAATGGTAGACATGATTGGGCGTATTATGTTTTAAACCAATCTTATAGATCCAATGACATCtatcattcttaatatttttgaaccCAAAATGTGCTGAATAATCATCATGAGGCTGAAAAATTATGCATGCAATATTCCCATGGCAGATAACATTAGTAAGATTGTTTAAGAATTCCAGAAttgagatgaagaaactgtgatTCATTTAATTTAGATTGTAACCGGCAAATGTCAGTACATTGAAAcaatgtttatcttttcattgacaaacaaagaaaaatatttattgatgcgCTAAACCAGTAGGTTCATCCCATTCCAGAATACTACAAGAAAAGGGACCTGGTCATAAAATTAATAGGCTTCTGCAGCGGAGGGGAGTACTTGGATATGGCCGCACACTTTGTCTCAAGATTGATGTCAATAATGAGCCTTGAAATACACTCCGTTTTCCATTAAATATGTAATTAGTCAATTgacaaattaacaaaaaaaaacaaagaaaaaaaaatgcctgtccttccaagaagtaaataaatgtaatacacaGCTGACATTTGTAATGTACAtgtatttaaggaataaatactCTTATTTCTGATTTCTTAAATAGGGACCAATTTATTCCTCGTTGCTGCCCATGAACTTGGCcattccctgggtctccagcacTCAGACAATGCTGAAGCTTTGATGTACCCAGTCTACAACCCACTCACAGACCTGGCCCGGTTCCGCCTTTCTCAAGATGATGTGAATGGCATTCAGTTCCTGTATGGTGAGTGATGCTGGAAAAATTGGGCATTGGAGCTTTGTAGGACAGCTTTAAAATGCTGCAGAAAGCATTTGCAAGCCAACTCAAAGCACTTTGAGAATGTTTGGAATGCATATAAATTGACAGAAGCCTCATGTTTCTCCTAATGTTTGCATCCTCACATCTGTTCTCTTTAGGACCTCCCCCTAATTCCCCTGCTGACCCGGTGATGCCCACAGAATCTGTACCTCCTGAGACACCAGACATGTGTGATCCTACTTTGTCCTTCGATGCAATCAGCACTCTGAGGGGAGAAATCCTATTCTTTAAAGACAGGTCAGACCGGAAAATTGTATTTCCCTATCTATTCTTTTGCTCTACAATGCttagaaatgaaagcatacaGAAACTTGATAGAggttttttaacatttaaaacaaaaatgatttttctgaacTGAAATTATTTAGATCTGGGGCTCTAGTTCCCACATTTTCCTAAAATTGTCAAGTTCATTTTCAAATGACTTGATTATTTGTATCCAAATGTTATAAGTCACGATTGTTCTTCAAAAGGCATAAGGAGAACTTTAGAGTCAGAATTTTGTCTTTAACTCCTTTAAACATGACACCAGAGTAGcattacatttaataaattaattactgCTGGATAAGTATGCACATAATAAAACATTGAAACTGCACAGATGGGAAGAAAGTTAAAAGCAAGTCTCCCTCGTATCACTGACTCTTAGTTTCCCAGTTTTCCCCATATTCATCCACAATCAAGGACCCTTGTGTTATCCTTCTAGAATTGTCCCgtgcatatataaaatatgcttacatagtccatatacatacacacatatctatctttttttttaactttttatttattttaagtgtgtttttccaggacccatcagctccaagtcaagtagttgttttaatctagttgtggagggcacagctcacagtgacccctGTGGGGAtagaacaggcaaccttgttgttaggagcaccacgctgtaaccaactgagctaacaggccgcccctctgtctgtctttttgaaaatgtaaaagatagTATAACATAAACAGTGTTTGCATTAATTGTAGGTATTTAAATCTTATACTCCGCTAATTAATTTGCGTTGTAGGATAACTTTCATTTCATAGAAGTCATTACTTTGGAATCTCATGGCAGGAGGTCTGGTGCAGTCttctgaagaaaaaggaaaaatattttcccagtggCAATATACCTAATCTCTGTCTGTCACTGAGCCTAGAGGATAAGGGAATGAGGGAAGATGGATAAGGAAGGACAATACAGAAAATATGCTAAAGATGAAAGactgttttacaatttttatttctttttacatatattGCAGACATTTTTGGCGCAAATCCTTAAGGACTCTTGAACCTGGATTTTATCTGCTGTCTTCGTTTTGGCCATCTCTTCCTTCAGGAATAGATGCTGCATATGAAGTTACTAGCAAggatattgttttcatttttaaacgtAATTATCACATAATAATTTCTTTAACTTGTTGAAATAAATCCTCTCAAAGGGGTAAAATAAACCCTGTTCCATAAATTGAATaggactttatttttctctactgtgACAAATTTTGTCTACTTTATTACTCTAAAGTAATGAAGAAATAACTAGAACTGGAACtgctttaattatattttacagatGTTAAAAATGAATGCAGAAATATAAATTGCCCAGAGTTGTATATTCCCTCATTTGATCTATGTTCATGCATTCAAGGGGCAAATTTTTGTTAAATGCCCACTTTGAGCTGGTGACTCAATCTAAAATTCTGGCTTCCTCTTTACTATAAAATCAATGATGCTAAAAAGTATTTCTAAATCCCAAAGGCTTAACTGTTATAAATTCAGTGTAACTCTGAATTgctattttttaaacaggaaacCAGTTCTGGGCCATCAGAGGAAATGAGGAACAAGCAGGTTACCCCAGAGGCATCCATACTCTGGGCTTTCCTCCAACAGTAAGGAAAATAGATGCAGCCCTTTTtgataaggaaaagaagaaatcatactTCTTTGTAGAGGACAAATACTGGAGGTAAGATGTGACTGGAATGACTTGTATTCAGCCGAcctgagaaattattttcttttctctaaggaAATTCCCTGCCTCACTCTTAGTTCTGCTTCCTTCTCAGTAGGAAAAACGGGGCTTTGGACAACTGTGGGAGAAATGCTTACTTTAAAATATAGCAGTACCTGGTAACAGGCATTTCTTAAGCTCTTCTCTTTTGAGTCCCACGTGCAATAGGAGGGAGCTTCCCTTTGACCTGCCTGCCAGGAACACCCTCTTATCTCCTCCACCTACCCAACCCCACCCATCCTCAAGTCCTGGCTCAAGTCCCACCACCTCCATGAAGCTTTTCCTGTTGGACTCCAAACCCAGCTGGGTTTTGAGAATCCAGACCAGAATTTAGCATTCCTTTCCCATGGTCTTAAATTTCTATTCATTGTCTCATTGGGTGTTTGCCTTGTCTTCTCAGCTTTACTATATGATTTTCAAGTGCTTCCTTTAACCTCACCCATTCATTACCTCTGCCTGTTTAAGAAGACAATGAGAAGGAGCAGTCATTTTCATAGATAGAACCCAAGACTTATAGAAAGGCTGATTACTGGCCATCTGCCAAGCCTCTGAGACATCTGGGTAGACCAACCGAAGTTTAGCAATAAgtccaaaatatatttactgtGCTTTGTTTCACATCCTAATCCCTTTTTCTAGAAGACTGCCACAAGAAATCCAGAtgtgcagggtggggagggtACATATGAGCCAAGTACAGTGGAGAACTTGAAACTTGTACTTGAGATGAATGATTCAA
Coding sequences within:
- the LOC109439599 gene encoding stromelysin-1 isoform X1 encodes the protein MKNLPMLLLLCVAVCSAYPLNGAARDEDDSMDLVQHYLENYYNLSKDVKLFARRQDSSPVVKKIQEMQKFLGLKVTGKLNSDTLEVMRKPRCGVPDVGHFSTFPGTPRWRKTHLTYRIVDYTLDLPRDAVDSAIEKAVKVWEKVTPLTFSRIYKGEADIMITFAVRDHGDFFPFDGPGMVLAHAYPPGPGIYGDAHFDDDEQWTKDTSGTNLFLVAAHELGHSLGLQHSDNAEALMYPVYNPLTDLARFRLSQDDVNGIQFLYGPPPNSPADPVMPTESVPPETPDMCDPTLSFDAISTLRGEILFFKDRHFWRKSLRTLEPGFYLLSSFWPSLPSGIDAAYEVTSKDIVFIFKRNQFWAIRGNEEQAGYPRGIHTLGFPPTVRKIDAALFDKEKKKSYFFVEDKYWRFDEKKQTMDPGFPRQIVEDFPGIGPKVDAVFESFGFFYFFNGSSQLEFDPNAKKVTHVLKSNSWLNC
- the LOC109439599 gene encoding stromelysin-1 isoform X2 produces the protein MQKFLGLKVTGKLNSDTLEVMRKPRCGVPDVGHFSTFPGTPRWRKTHLTYRIVDYTLDLPRDAVDSAIEKAVKVWEKVTPLTFSRIYKGEADIMITFAVRDHGDFFPFDGPGMVLAHAYPPGPGIYGDAHFDDDEQWTKDTSGTNLFLVAAHELGHSLGLQHSDNAEALMYPVYNPLTDLARFRLSQDDVNGIQFLYGPPPNSPADPVMPTESVPPETPDMCDPTLSFDAISTLRGEILFFKDRHFWRKSLRTLEPGFYLLSSFWPSLPSGIDAAYEVTSKDIVFIFKRNQFWAIRGNEEQAGYPRGIHTLGFPPTVRKIDAALFDKEKKKSYFFVEDKYWRFDEKKQTMDPGFPRQIVEDFPGIGPKVDAVFESFGFFYFFNGSSQLEFDPNAKKVTHVLKSNSWLNC